A region from the Rhodohalobacter sp. 614A genome encodes:
- the atpH gene encoding ATP synthase F1 subunit delta: MSTKAARRYANAFLEIAIEQDTLEKAREDMLLIKNTIGASDELRLFLKNPIVKKDQKKKAVEAIFKDKVQDITLQLYELLSKKDRESLFEDISKNFIELYNRHKGIIEVSVTSANKLEKAQLEALRKSIEQTTGKKVEFKTEVDEELIGGLKYRIDDTVVDGSVKFKLNQLKHRLTSTAVE, from the coding sequence ATGAGTACAAAGGCTGCACGGCGATACGCAAACGCTTTCCTGGAAATAGCAATCGAGCAAGACACTCTCGAAAAGGCCAGGGAAGATATGCTCTTGATTAAAAATACCATTGGGGCATCTGATGAACTGAGGTTATTCCTGAAAAATCCTATCGTTAAAAAAGATCAAAAGAAAAAAGCAGTTGAAGCGATCTTTAAAGATAAGGTTCAGGATATTACCCTTCAGCTCTATGAGCTTTTGTCGAAGAAGGACAGAGAATCTCTTTTTGAGGATATCTCCAAAAATTTTATTGAATTATACAATCGCCATAAAGGCATCATAGAAGTAAGTGTTACTTCCGCCAATAAACTGGAAAAAGCTCAATTAGAAGCATTGAGGAAGAGTATTGAGCAAACTACCGGCAAGAAAGTTGAGTTTAAAACAGAAGTTGATGAAGAGCTCATTGGCGGGCTGAAGTATCGGATAGATGATACCGTAGTGGATGGATCTGTTAAATTTAAATTAAATCAGTTGAAGCATCGATTGACTTCAACTGCAGTTGAATAA
- a CDS encoding AtpZ/AtpI family protein gives MFNDPKNRKYLEYASLGVEIAASFAVPILAGYWLDEKFQTSPWFLLSGIFLGIVLMLAIFIRIARDTGNKS, from the coding sequence TTGTTCAATGATCCTAAAAATAGAAAGTATTTAGAATATGCAAGCCTTGGGGTAGAGATTGCAGCCTCCTTTGCCGTGCCTATTTTAGCCGGCTATTGGCTGGATGAAAAATTTCAAACATCCCCCTGGTTTTTACTGTCGGGAATTTTTCTGGGAATTGTTTTAATGCTCGCCATTTTCATAAGGATCGCAAGAGACACAGGGAATAAGAGTTGA
- the atpG gene encoding ATP synthase F1 subunit gamma — protein MANLRDIRNRISSIQNTQQITKAMKMVAAAKLRKAQQRMTETRPYSKKMGEVVSRLVSAQQEIQNDLLRKPEEIRKVLLIVVGSDRGLCGGFNNNLFRKVESTISDQYAGFHKNGDLDVITIGKKASGYFKKRNYNVVQSYPGFFDNLNYEETSAIMKYATDNFVEENYDKVLIAFNEFKTVISQNRLVDEVLPLQTDFIEDTDQSSSETDYIYEPDPESILDKLLPVHLNMQLWRAVLESNASEQGARMAAMDNATENAKELEQDLKLEYNQARQSAITTEISEIVSGAAALEDN, from the coding sequence ATGGCGAATCTTCGTGACATACGAAATCGGATCTCATCCATCCAGAATACGCAGCAGATTACAAAAGCCATGAAAATGGTGGCTGCAGCAAAGCTTCGCAAAGCGCAGCAGCGTATGACGGAGACGCGGCCTTATTCCAAGAAAATGGGAGAAGTCGTTTCGCGGCTGGTATCAGCTCAGCAAGAAATTCAAAACGATTTGTTGCGCAAACCGGAAGAGATTCGAAAAGTATTGTTGATTGTTGTTGGATCAGATCGCGGACTTTGCGGCGGATTCAATAATAATCTTTTCAGAAAAGTTGAAAGTACGATATCTGATCAGTATGCCGGGTTTCATAAGAATGGAGATCTGGATGTTATTACCATCGGGAAGAAAGCATCCGGTTACTTCAAGAAGCGAAATTATAACGTTGTTCAGTCATATCCCGGTTTCTTCGATAATCTGAATTACGAAGAAACATCGGCCATTATGAAGTATGCGACTGATAATTTCGTTGAAGAAAATTACGATAAGGTTCTGATAGCGTTTAATGAATTTAAAACGGTTATCAGCCAAAACAGATTGGTTGATGAGGTACTGCCTCTTCAAACTGATTTTATTGAGGATACGGATCAGTCTTCTTCGGAAACTGATTATATTTACGAACCTGATCCGGAGTCAATTCTCGATAAGCTTTTGCCCGTTCATTTGAATATGCAATTATGGCGGGCTGTATTGGAATCGAATGCTTCTGAACAGGGTGCGCGAATGGCAGCTATGGATAATGCAACCGAAAATGCCAAAGAGCTGGAACAAGATCTGAAACTTGAGTATAATCAGGCCAGACAAAGCGCTATTACCACAGAAATTTCTGAAATTGTTTCCGGCGCTGCGGCCCTGGAAGACAATTAA
- a CDS encoding M23 family metallopeptidase — MHTMWDFLRKIFSEKEGKVTVVVLDENDPDASNTFKLTSLDVIKTGIVVAVLAIIFTVAIFFVTPLSSIYQQQIDDRFRDEVIAINERVEALQDSLYAREVQLNDLKNFLRTVPDTSFVVNNDIIEYNDSEAADENSTWRGSVSVPTFEMLNQNQIITSSKLAKGPDFPSFYPVDGVLTQGYSTDDGHFGIDLAANMNTEFRSIADGTVVNTGWTINYGYVIYVQHSDGIMSVYKHSARLLKEQGDVVLKGDLLGLVGNSGILSSGSHLHLEIWKNGVPQNPLMYLME; from the coding sequence ATGCATACAATGTGGGATTTTCTTAGAAAAATATTCTCGGAGAAAGAAGGTAAGGTGACCGTCGTGGTTCTGGATGAAAACGATCCGGATGCGTCTAATACATTCAAGCTTACATCTCTTGATGTTATAAAAACGGGTATTGTTGTAGCTGTTCTTGCCATTATTTTTACGGTAGCAATTTTCTTCGTTACACCGCTCAGTTCAATCTATCAACAACAAATTGATGACCGGTTTCGCGATGAAGTTATTGCTATTAATGAAAGGGTTGAAGCGCTTCAGGATTCACTCTATGCCCGGGAAGTTCAACTAAATGATTTAAAAAACTTCCTGAGAACGGTACCTGATACCAGTTTTGTGGTGAACAATGATATCATAGAATACAATGATAGTGAAGCTGCTGATGAAAATAGCACATGGCGCGGTTCGGTTTCTGTTCCAACCTTTGAGATGCTGAACCAGAATCAAATTATTACGTCTTCAAAACTTGCAAAAGGCCCTGATTTTCCAAGTTTTTATCCGGTAGACGGAGTATTAACGCAAGGTTATTCAACTGATGACGGGCACTTCGGAATTGACCTTGCCGCTAATATGAATACAGAGTTCCGGTCCATTGCTGATGGAACAGTTGTGAATACGGGTTGGACAATTAACTATGGATATGTAATATACGTCCAGCATTCAGATGGCATAATGAGTGTTTATAAGCACAGTGCCAGACTTCTGAAAGAGCAGGGCGATGTGGTGTTGAAAGGCGATCTTCTCGGTCTTGTTGGAAACAGCGGGATTTTGAGTTCCGGGTCTCACCTGCATCTTGAGATTTGGAAGAATGGTGTTCCCCAAAATCCACTTATGTATCTTATGGAGTAA
- a CDS encoding glycosyltransferase family 4 protein, protein MKKVLMIAPYFLPRRRVGALRPFKFAIHLSSYGYQPVVLTISYPEGEFTDLEKKLLDDISIIEIKSPFDRTTSKTQTKSTKSGSENLLLNWLDKQTPIDSWIYLLRWKYGEILRRVKQVNPDIIWATGDPWSGLWLGEKLSQSLSKPFIADFRDPWTLTEVNLRERSGFSMRIDKRVEKRVVQNADKLIFTSGLTEKRYVEKFNLPESKTRTIYNSYDSTLTRVHKKETWGDRLNPDFLNMIFFGRFRRLSPVTAVADALRELKTMNPKDASYIHIHSFGEPDSESLKTIKQYGLEENFIYHDPVVPEKMVPVLESADILLLSTNMEREEIIPAKLWDYLSVEVPIFSIAPNPEVGEIIMRSKAGIQVHPDEKKEIAELLQSFAKAKRDDETLLLSPEKEIPDRNIYEAKHTSGELASVFDDLLKHG, encoded by the coding sequence ATGAAAAAGGTATTGATGATTGCACCTTACTTTTTGCCAAGGCGAAGAGTAGGTGCACTGAGGCCATTTAAATTTGCAATTCATCTCAGCTCGTATGGCTATCAGCCGGTAGTACTCACTATATCATATCCGGAAGGGGAGTTTACGGATTTGGAAAAAAAGCTTCTCGATGACATTTCAATTATTGAGATCAAATCACCTTTTGACAGAACAACTTCCAAAACACAAACGAAGTCAACAAAGAGTGGATCTGAAAATCTGCTTCTCAATTGGTTGGATAAACAAACCCCAATAGATTCCTGGATTTACCTGTTGCGGTGGAAATACGGTGAAATTCTTCGCAGGGTAAAACAAGTAAACCCCGATATTATTTGGGCCACCGGGGATCCCTGGTCGGGTTTATGGCTGGGTGAAAAGTTGTCCCAAAGCTTATCAAAACCCTTTATTGCAGATTTCAGAGATCCATGGACATTGACTGAAGTTAATCTTCGGGAACGGTCAGGGTTTTCTATGAGAATTGATAAGCGAGTGGAAAAAAGAGTTGTTCAAAATGCTGATAAACTGATTTTTACTTCGGGTTTGACTGAAAAAAGATATGTTGAAAAATTTAATCTGCCGGAATCCAAAACCAGGACCATCTACAATTCTTATGATTCTACGCTTACCAGAGTTCACAAAAAGGAAACCTGGGGGGATCGGCTGAATCCGGATTTTCTGAATATGATTTTTTTCGGGAGATTCAGGCGTTTGAGTCCCGTTACCGCAGTTGCAGATGCTCTAAGGGAATTAAAAACCATGAACCCGAAAGATGCTTCCTATATTCATATTCACAGTTTTGGTGAACCTGATTCCGAGAGTTTGAAGACGATCAAACAATACGGACTTGAAGAAAATTTTATTTATCATGACCCGGTAGTACCCGAGAAAATGGTACCGGTTTTGGAAAGTGCCGATATTCTTTTATTGAGCACAAATATGGAACGCGAAGAAATTATACCCGCAAAACTTTGGGATTATCTCTCTGTTGAAGTACCTATTTTTTCAATTGCTCCCAATCCCGAAGTAGGAGAAATTATTATGAGGAGCAAAGCAGGTATCCAGGTTCATCCCGATGAGAAAAAAGAGATTGCAGAACTCTTACAATCATTTGCAAAAGCAAAAAGAGATGACGAAACCTTGTTGCTGTCACCTGAGAAAGAGATACCAGATCGAAATATTTATGAGGCAAAACATACATCAGGAGAACTGGCCTCAGTGTTTGACGACCTCCTAAAGCATGGCTAA
- the atpB gene encoding F0F1 ATP synthase subunit A → MSRILRRIAVTALFLLTINPTALTAADATDTEESQSENPIDVIGKVQDHHYLDVAGYHVYLPRIIFVEGSALPKVYATTEAAVESGEFEELPDHSLVSTTGNEIVLDMSITSHLMYFWFAIVLTLWITISMARKYKKGAGRETEPTGWFQNLFELTFVFVRDEIAKPNITESKYKKFVPYLFAVFVAITFMNLFGLLPWGVTATADITVTAILAAFTFFLTQWNGSKDHWEHVFMFPGVPPLMRLILTPIEILGLFTKPLALAVRLFANMLSGKIMIICILGLIFIFTEFFSPAFGLGSSILVVPLTVALYVLKAFVGVLQAYIFTLLSAVFIGMAAEEHEHHDYEEGVEMHA, encoded by the coding sequence ATGAGTCGAATTTTGCGTCGGATAGCTGTTACAGCTCTCTTTTTATTGACCATAAATCCTACTGCATTGACAGCCGCAGACGCTACTGATACTGAAGAGAGTCAGAGTGAAAATCCAATCGATGTAATCGGGAAAGTTCAGGACCACCATTATCTTGATGTGGCCGGATACCATGTATACCTTCCGCGGATTATTTTTGTTGAAGGAAGTGCCCTGCCCAAGGTTTATGCAACGACAGAAGCAGCCGTTGAATCCGGAGAATTTGAAGAATTGCCGGACCACAGCCTCGTATCTACAACAGGGAATGAAATTGTGTTGGATATGTCCATCACTTCGCACTTGATGTATTTCTGGTTTGCCATTGTTCTAACGCTTTGGATAACCATTTCCATGGCGCGTAAGTATAAGAAAGGAGCGGGCCGTGAGACAGAGCCAACAGGCTGGTTTCAGAATTTGTTCGAACTCACCTTTGTTTTTGTTCGGGATGAAATTGCAAAACCAAACATAACCGAGAGTAAATACAAGAAATTTGTTCCGTATTTGTTTGCGGTATTTGTTGCGATCACCTTTATGAATTTGTTTGGATTGTTACCATGGGGTGTTACGGCAACAGCAGATATTACAGTAACGGCAATTTTAGCCGCTTTTACATTTTTTCTCACACAGTGGAACGGTTCGAAAGATCACTGGGAGCACGTGTTTATGTTTCCCGGCGTGCCGCCGCTTATGAGATTGATTTTAACGCCCATCGAAATTTTAGGTTTGTTCACCAAGCCACTTGCTCTGGCAGTGCGTCTGTTTGCGAACATGTTGTCTGGCAAGATTATGATTATTTGTATCTTGGGGCTGATATTTATTTTTACGGAATTTTTTAGTCCGGCCTTTGGTCTCGGGTCCAGTATTTTAGTAGTTCCATTGACCGTGGCACTCTATGTTTTAAAGGCCTTTGTTGGTGTATTGCAGGCATACATTTTTACCCTGCTTTCGGCGGTATTTATTGGAATGGCTGCTGAAGAACATGAGCATCATGATTACGAGGAAGGCGTGGAAATGCACGCATAA
- a CDS encoding MlaC/ttg2D family ABC transporter substrate-binding protein has protein sequence MLKTFYTILILALWFIPSVSAQTEVDNIRTMLEARDQEIKELLGPSGTEYTQEQRNQLKDIINDVINYQAMAEYALGDTYNEINDEEREEFVSLFSTIIRDNSLNRLDIYRAEVAYNNIEVEDNSAFVETTATLEDVRTSVDYDLASFSENWMVTDIIIDQVSTADSYQRQFQSIIRQRGFDALMESLRRRAARSST, from the coding sequence ATGTTGAAAACATTTTACACTATTCTCATCCTGGCATTATGGTTTATACCTTCTGTTTCGGCACAGACCGAGGTAGATAATATCCGTACAATGCTGGAAGCACGCGATCAGGAGATTAAAGAATTATTGGGTCCATCCGGTACAGAATACACTCAGGAACAGCGGAATCAACTGAAAGACATCATTAATGACGTGATCAATTATCAGGCCATGGCAGAGTATGCTTTGGGCGATACTTATAACGAAATTAACGATGAAGAAAGAGAAGAATTCGTATCTTTATTTTCAACTATAATTCGAGATAACTCTTTGAACCGACTGGATATTTACAGGGCTGAAGTTGCCTACAACAATATTGAGGTTGAAGATAATTCAGCATTTGTTGAAACCACTGCAACTCTTGAAGATGTTCGCACATCCGTAGATTACGATCTTGCAAGTTTCAGTGAAAACTGGATGGTAACAGATATCATCATCGATCAGGTTTCAACCGCCGATTCCTATCAGCGTCAGTTTCAAAGTATTATTCGGCAGCGGGGTTTTGACGCACTCATGGAGAGTTTGCGGCGCCGTGCGGCTCGATCGTCAACATAA
- a CDS encoding bactofilin family protein: MFNNNKPNNPENNVNGTTQKSPSLNMISEGTKIKGTIKSQNDIRISGRLEGEVICKGKVIVSSTAQIDGNITSAEADIAGKVEGTIKVSSKLSLRQSASVGGDILTKTLLVEEGAQINGNCRMGAQEANIDGATDADYAESTVVKEKA; encoded by the coding sequence ATGTTTAATAATAATAAACCCAATAACCCAGAGAATAACGTGAACGGTACAACTCAAAAATCACCTTCCCTGAATATGATTAGTGAAGGCACAAAAATAAAAGGAACCATTAAATCCCAAAACGACATTCGCATTTCCGGCCGGCTGGAAGGTGAGGTGATTTGTAAAGGGAAAGTAATCGTTAGCTCAACCGCTCAGATTGACGGAAATATTACTTCGGCTGAAGCAGATATTGCAGGAAAAGTTGAGGGAACTATTAAAGTATCAAGCAAACTTAGCCTGAGACAGTCGGCCTCAGTTGGCGGAGATATTTTAACCAAAACTCTTTTGGTTGAAGAGGGTGCTCAGATTAACGGTAACTGCAGAATGGGTGCGCAAGAAGCCAATATTGACGGAGCAACAGATGCAGATTATGCAGAATCAACCGTGGTGAAAGAAAAAGCATAG
- a CDS encoding TolC family protein: MSNYKKLLVSGLLALLFLFGSRPASSQDTLSINLTEFIDRGLKNSGQVAYESGKVDLAENRIQEMRGQRILPRFELNTQHGVVPGVKTNVPGLGDGELYLDPDLSNDWENWAVFTRAEISATQPIFTWGALSNAVKAAEAGAKSAQYEFGAVKAEAELRLFDLYYSYLLAIEISRILEDANSQLGTVQNTIDEMREDGSSDLKESDVFKFQIFQAEFVTRRTEVEESLAYIRRVWNYALQSEPGVTYVPESNFLDPVPYELEDYSYYLETAMDERPEMLGVEYGITALENRLEAEKAQQYPLLFLGVTGSFAHTPNRPRQTNPFIRNTTNYGNVGIGFGIRQNLNIFSMRASVDKARIEYKRVNDLEKALSDGIILDLNDRYREAVVAETRMQQTEEALVTARQWVRNEQLNYDIGFGDVEDLLDAVQKELELRVQLKQNIFDLNKKVAALHRAGGLPISQLNLN; the protein is encoded by the coding sequence ATGTCAAATTATAAGAAATTACTCGTCTCGGGATTATTAGCGCTGCTTTTTCTGTTTGGCAGCCGGCCTGCATCAAGTCAGGATACACTCTCAATTAATCTGACTGAATTCATAGACAGAGGTCTGAAAAATTCCGGCCAGGTTGCTTATGAAAGCGGAAAAGTTGATTTAGCTGAAAACCGTATCCAGGAAATGAGAGGGCAAAGAATTTTACCCAGATTTGAACTGAACACACAACACGGAGTGGTACCGGGTGTAAAAACCAATGTGCCGGGTCTTGGTGACGGAGAACTTTATCTGGATCCCGATCTTTCTAACGATTGGGAAAACTGGGCCGTTTTTACCCGTGCCGAAATATCTGCTACGCAACCAATTTTTACATGGGGTGCACTTTCAAATGCCGTCAAAGCGGCAGAAGCCGGGGCAAAATCAGCCCAATATGAATTCGGTGCTGTGAAAGCTGAAGCTGAACTAAGGTTATTCGATCTGTATTACAGCTACTTGCTGGCCATCGAAATTTCCAGGATTTTAGAAGACGCCAACAGTCAACTTGGAACAGTACAAAATACAATTGACGAGATGCGGGAAGATGGGAGTTCCGATCTGAAAGAGTCTGACGTATTTAAGTTTCAAATCTTCCAAGCAGAATTTGTAACGCGTAGAACGGAAGTGGAAGAATCGCTTGCTTACATTAGAAGAGTATGGAATTATGCCTTACAATCTGAGCCGGGTGTTACTTACGTGCCGGAATCAAACTTTCTGGATCCGGTTCCTTACGAGCTGGAAGATTATTCCTATTATCTTGAAACTGCAATGGATGAACGCCCTGAAATGCTTGGGGTAGAATATGGAATCACTGCTCTCGAAAACAGGTTGGAGGCAGAGAAAGCACAGCAATATCCATTATTATTTCTCGGGGTTACCGGTAGTTTCGCTCATACACCCAATCGGCCCCGGCAAACCAATCCCTTTATCAGGAATACTACAAACTATGGCAACGTTGGCATTGGGTTCGGGATTCGGCAGAATCTGAATATTTTCTCCATGCGTGCTTCGGTTGATAAAGCCAGGATTGAGTACAAACGTGTAAATGATCTCGAAAAAGCTTTATCCGACGGTATCATATTAGACCTTAATGATCGTTATCGTGAGGCAGTGGTCGCTGAAACAAGAATGCAACAGACGGAAGAGGCACTCGTTACAGCACGGCAATGGGTCCGAAACGAGCAACTAAATTATGATATTGGTTTTGGAGACGTTGAAGATTTGCTGGATGCCGTACAAAAAGAGCTTGAACTTCGAGTTCAATTGAAACAAAATATCTTTGATTTAAATAAAAAGGTAGCGGCATTACACAGAGCAGGCGGCCTGCCTATTTCTCAACTGAATTTAAATTAA
- the atpF gene encoding F0F1 ATP synthase subunit B produces MTLIFAEAASGGGGGILNFNSGFAIWVAITLILFLIVMAKYAVPLIMGALSEREERIKESLESAEKALAKAEQISKDNEKALREAEVKAQKIRKEALEDAEILRNEKIEKAKKDAAKILEDARNTIEQEKQRALQDLRNEVAELAVKSASVIIHSELDKEKNKELVDSFINDLPKTN; encoded by the coding sequence ATGACGCTGATTTTTGCAGAAGCAGCAAGTGGCGGTGGGGGAGGAATCCTCAATTTTAACAGTGGATTTGCCATATGGGTTGCCATTACCCTGATTCTTTTTCTGATTGTAATGGCCAAGTATGCTGTTCCGCTGATTATGGGTGCACTTTCTGAGCGTGAAGAACGAATCAAGGAGTCATTGGAATCCGCTGAAAAGGCTCTTGCCAAGGCGGAACAGATCTCCAAAGACAACGAAAAAGCTTTACGCGAAGCTGAAGTAAAAGCTCAGAAAATTCGGAAAGAAGCCCTGGAGGATGCCGAAATATTGCGGAACGAAAAAATTGAGAAGGCCAAGAAAGACGCGGCTAAAATTCTCGAAGACGCCCGCAATACAATTGAGCAGGAAAAACAGCGAGCACTTCAGGATCTTAGAAATGAAGTTGCGGAACTGGCTGTTAAATCTGCCTCTGTCATCATCCACTCAGAACTGGATAAAGAGAAAAACAAGGAATTGGTTGATTCATTTATCAACGATCTGCCAAAAACCAATTAA
- the atpA gene encoding F0F1 ATP synthase subunit alpha produces the protein MSQVRPDEVSAILRKQLTGFDGEAEVYDVGTVLEVGDGIARVYGLSKVQAGELVELPDSIDDEGNPVRGMVLNLEEDNVGIVLFGSTKVVEEGDTVQRTKSIASLNVGDGLLGRVIDPLGKPLDGKGSIAGETVRLPLERKAPGVIYREPVGEPLQTGIKAIDSLIPIGRGQRELIIGDRQTGKTAVALDTIINQKNTQDTDKPVFCIYVAVGQKGSTVASIVNTLKEYDALDYTVVVSAPASASAPLRYIAPFAGAAIGEYFRDTGRHALVIYDDLSKQAVAYRELSLLLRRPPGREAYPGDVFYLHSRLLERAAKVIDNDEVAKQMNNVPEELAPKVKGGGSLTALPVIETQAGDVSAYIPTNVISITDGQIFLDTDLFNSGIRPAIDVGISVSRVGGSAQVKSMKKLSGTLKLDLAQYRELEAFSKFGSDLDAATQRQLKRGERTVELMKQGEYKPLPVEQQIALLKINNEGLLDKLTVDQIGEFENMFLETVHAKYSQKMDRLGESGVLDDSFGDELLETAQSTIDQIIATNE, from the coding sequence ATGAGTCAAGTCAGACCCGATGAAGTATCGGCTATTTTAAGAAAACAACTGACCGGTTTTGACGGAGAAGCCGAAGTGTACGATGTGGGAACCGTTCTGGAAGTTGGTGACGGTATTGCGCGCGTATACGGGCTTTCCAAAGTTCAGGCCGGCGAACTTGTGGAGCTACCTGATTCGATTGACGATGAAGGAAACCCCGTTCGTGGAATGGTATTGAACCTCGAGGAGGACAACGTAGGTATTGTATTATTTGGTTCTACGAAAGTTGTTGAAGAAGGCGATACGGTTCAACGAACAAAAAGTATTGCGTCTCTCAATGTTGGTGACGGCCTGCTTGGACGGGTAATTGATCCGCTTGGTAAACCTCTTGACGGTAAAGGATCAATTGCCGGAGAAACGGTTCGTTTGCCTTTGGAACGAAAAGCTCCCGGTGTAATTTATCGTGAACCGGTGGGTGAGCCACTTCAGACAGGTATTAAAGCAATTGACTCGTTAATTCCGATTGGACGAGGACAGCGGGAGCTGATTATTGGCGACCGCCAGACTGGAAAAACAGCTGTAGCCCTCGATACAATCATCAATCAAAAAAATACACAGGATACTGACAAACCGGTTTTCTGTATCTATGTAGCGGTTGGGCAGAAAGGTTCAACGGTTGCATCGATCGTGAATACTCTTAAAGAATATGATGCACTTGATTATACGGTTGTAGTTTCTGCACCCGCCAGTGCTTCGGCTCCGCTTCGGTATATTGCACCATTTGCAGGTGCCGCAATAGGCGAATATTTCCGGGATACCGGACGCCATGCTTTGGTGATTTATGATGACTTGTCGAAGCAGGCTGTTGCTTATCGTGAACTTTCACTTCTTCTGAGAAGACCTCCGGGGCGTGAAGCGTATCCCGGTGACGTATTTTATCTGCATAGCCGTCTTCTTGAACGGGCTGCAAAAGTGATTGATAATGATGAGGTAGCCAAGCAGATGAACAACGTACCTGAAGAACTTGCACCGAAAGTGAAAGGTGGTGGATCACTGACTGCACTTCCGGTAATTGAAACGCAGGCAGGTGACGTATCTGCATATATCCCGACAAACGTAATTTCTATTACAGACGGACAGATTTTCCTTGATACCGATCTCTTTAACTCAGGTATTCGTCCTGCAATTGATGTTGGTATTTCAGTATCTCGTGTGGGTGGTTCTGCACAGGTAAAATCAATGAAGAAACTGTCTGGAACACTGAAGCTTGATCTTGCTCAGTATCGTGAACTTGAGGCATTCTCCAAGTTCGGGTCTGATTTGGATGCAGCTACCCAGCGACAACTTAAGCGTGGAGAACGTACGGTTGAACTGATGAAACAAGGTGAATACAAACCGTTGCCGGTAGAACAACAGATTGCACTGTTGAAAATCAACAATGAAGGCTTGCTAGATAAGCTCACGGTTGATCAAATTGGTGAGTTTGAAAACATGTTCCTCGAAACGGTTCATGCCAAATACTCACAGAAAATGGATCGGCTGGGTGAATCGGGTGTGCTTGATGATTCTTTTGGTGACGAGCTCCTTGAGACGGCCCAAAGCACGATTGATCAAATTATAGCAACAAACGAATAA
- the atpE gene encoding ATP synthase F0 subunit C, whose protein sequence is MGLLAAGIGAGIAAIGAGIGIGMIGKGAVESIARQPEASGDIRGAMILTAALIEGVALIAAIVCILLVFFA, encoded by the coding sequence ATGGGTTTATTAGCAGCAGGAATCGGAGCAGGAATCGCGGCAATTGGTGCCGGTATTGGTATCGGTATGATTGGTAAAGGAGCCGTAGAAAGCATTGCACGTCAACCTGAAGCTTCAGGCGACATCCGTGGTGCTATGATTTTGACAGCCGCTCTTATTGAAGGTGTTGCTCTTATTGCAGCTATTGTTTGTATTCTACTCGTTTTCTTCGCTTAA